Part of the Aggregatilinea lenta genome, GAAGCGTTCGTCGACGCGATGGAGCCGCAGGGCATCTTCCTGTGGGTCGGCACGGAGAACGAGGACGAACAACTGGCGATCATCAAGCGGCTGGAGAAGTGGCACTAGGCGGCGAGCGAACCCCGGATCGGCGTGCATCTTCGAGTGACTAAACTTACAGGACAAGAGACGATGAAGCACCGCGAACGAGTAGTCATGGCCCTTAACCACGAAAAGCCCGACCGCTGCCCGATGCAGATCAGCTTCACGCCGGAGTTTGTTGCGCGGCTGCGTGACGATATGCAGGTCGGCGGCGACACCCTGCACAACCCGCACGGCGGCGGCAACACGTACGCGTTGGAGCGCCTGCTCGACCAGGACATGCTGCTGACGTCAGTCGGCTGGGCGAACTCGTACTACCAGGACACCGAGCAGTACACGGACGAATGGGGCATCGGCTGGGGATCGAAAGAATATGTCACGCCGTTCGGCACGGGCCGCTACACCGAGATCGTCGGGCATCCGCTGGCCGAAGTCGATGCGGTCCGCGCGTACACCGCCCCGGACCCCACCCGCCCCGACCTGTACGAAGAAGCAGCGCGCGTGATCCACGACTACAAGGATGAGTATTGGATCGTCGGCGTCACGGTGACGACCATCTTCGAGGCGGCCTGGGCGCTACGCGGCTTGCAGCAAATGCTGATCGATCTGGTGGAAGATCCCGATCTGGCCGACGAGATCCTGGAATTCCCCTACCGCTACCACCTCGCCGCCGCGCGCAAGCTGGTGGAGATGGGCGTGGACATGATCTGGACGGGTGACGACATTGGCACGCAGAACGGCATGCTGATCTCGCCGCGCATGTGGAGGCGCTTTCTCAAGCCGCGCATGGCGACCTTCATCGCGGAACTGAAGTCAATCAACCCCGACATCAAGGTGGCCTACCACTCGGACGGCGACATCAGCCCGATCATCCCGGACCTGATCGAGATCGGCCTGGACGTGCTCAACCCGATCCAGCCTGCGTGCATGAATCCCGACGACCTGGAACGCCAGTATGGGGACAGGTTGTGCTTCTGGGGGTCCGTCGACGAGCAGTACACGCTGCCGATGGGATCGCCCGACTACGTGAAGGCGGAAGTCATCGAGCGCCTGAAGACGCTGGGGCGTCGCGGCGGCCTGATCCTCGGCCCGACGCACCACGTCCAGCTCGACACGCCGCTCGAAAACTTCTGGGCGATGGTCAACACGATCAAGGATACGCCTTACAGCGCGCTCTAGCGCCGGATCTACCTCGCTCACGGCAGGG contains:
- a CDS encoding uroporphyrinogen decarboxylase family protein, which gives rise to MKHRERVVMALNHEKPDRCPMQISFTPEFVARLRDDMQVGGDTLHNPHGGGNTYALERLLDQDMLLTSVGWANSYYQDTEQYTDEWGIGWGSKEYVTPFGTGRYTEIVGHPLAEVDAVRAYTAPDPTRPDLYEEAARVIHDYKDEYWIVGVTVTTIFEAAWALRGLQQMLIDLVEDPDLADEILEFPYRYHLAAARKLVEMGVDMIWTGDDIGTQNGMLISPRMWRRFLKPRMATFIAELKSINPDIKVAYHSDGDISPIIPDLIEIGLDVLNPIQPACMNPDDLERQYGDRLCFWGSVDEQYTLPMGSPDYVKAEVIERLKTLGRRGGLILGPTHHVQLDTPLENFWAMVNTIKDTPYSAL